The Isorropodon fossajaponicum endosymbiont JTNG4 genome segment TGTTATATGGCTTCTGATAGCGTTATTGTTGCCTTTATTTTCCACGCCAGAAGATAAAAAACAAGCCTCATTAATACAAAATCAAATCACTTCTAAAGGAGAGACTTATCTTGAAAAAATTGATAATTTTTCCTTGCAAGAATTTGATGCTAAAGCGCAATTGTCACATTTTGTTAAAGCCAAAAGCTATTTTAGTTTTAAAAATTCTCCAGCATTGTTAATAGAGCCAAAAGTAGTATTTTATGATGAAAGAGGTTTTAAAGACTATGTGCTAAATTCTAAACGAGCCCACTATACTGATAGCGGTGAAATTAAATTTAAAGGTGAAGTTAGCATTCAATCTAGCAATGGACTTAGTCATAAAATAAATACAGAAGAATTATTAGTCGGCATTAAAACCAGTGACTTGATAAGCAAAAAACCAGTGACTTATTTGGGTGAAAATGTTAAGATTATTTCTCAAGGCATGCATATGTATGCTAAGGACGATACAATGAAGTTAATAGGTCGTACCAAAATTAACCAAGATAGTGGGCAACAAATATTAACCAAAGATTTGTATATCAGTCAATCCAAAGGTCAGAAACATTACTATTCAAATAGTAAAACCACTTATTTGGCTAAGAAAAACACAATCTATGCCAGTGGCGTTGATATGGACAGACAAAAACAAGTGATACAATTATTAGGCAAGGTAAAAATTGTGCAAGATTCTGGCTCTAAAATTACGACCAAAAATTTAACTATTGACCAGTCAAATGGTTTAGAAGTGTACCGAACTAAGGAAAAAATACATTATCAATCTAATATTGCTGATATTCATGCTTTTGGTATGAATTATGATGTGATTGAGCAAAAAATTAGATTGACGGGTGGCGTGGTAGGGCGCTATGAGTAAAGTTCTTTTAATGTGTTTATTGGTACTATCTGGACATACAATCGCTTTAGTGATTGACAGTTCTAAGCCCATCAAAGTTAGTGCCAGTATGGTTGTGATTGATGAGAAAAAAAAAATAAGTACTTATGTGGGCAAGGCTAGTATTACTCAAGGCTTTCTTATGTTAAGAGCTGAAATCATACAATTATTTAGCAATCAACAAGAGGTTATTAAAATTATTGCCAAAGGCACTCATAAACAACCTGCGCATTACCAACAAAATCAGCCAAACCAGTCTCGTTTTATAGAGGCGCAAGCACTTAATATAACTTATTTAACCAAACAAGAGCTTGTACATCTTAAAGGCAAAGCACACCTAGTGCAAGGATTTGATTCTTTCAGTGGTGGCACGCTTGATTATGACATTAAAAATGACAAGATAATCACC includes the following:
- the lptA gene encoding lipopolysaccharide transport periplasmic protein LptA, producing the protein MSKVLLMCLLVLSGHTIALVIDSSKPIKVSASMVVIDEKKKISTYVGKASITQGFLMLRAEIIQLFSNQQEVIKIIAKGTHKQPAHYQQNQPNQSRFIEAQALNITYLTKQELVHLKGKAHLVQGFDSFSGGTLDYDIKNDKIITSMSKDGTQRARFKIKL
- the lptC gene encoding LPS export ABC transporter periplasmic protein LptC; its protein translation is MASFQLRHNLLSTISIIVIIGVIWLLIALLLPLFSTPEDKKQASLIQNQITSKGETYLEKIDNFSLQEFDAKAQLSHFVKAKSYFSFKNSPALLIEPKVVFYDERGFKDYVLNSKRAHYTDSGEIKFKGEVSIQSSNGLSHKINTEELLVGIKTSDLISKKPVTYLGENVKIISQGMHMYAKDDTMKLIGRTKINQDSGQQILTKDLYISQSKGQKHYYSNSKTTYLAKKNTIYASGVDMDRQKQVIQLLGKVKIVQDSGSKITTKNLTIDQSNGLEVYRTKEKIHYQSNIADIHAFGMNYDVIEQKIRLTGGVVGRYE